A part of Paenibacillus donghaensis genomic DNA contains:
- a CDS encoding FeoB-associated Cys-rich membrane protein, producing the protein MINIIIAALIFGYSGWILYRHVQKGKEGACAGCDKGKTCPGAALDSPFSCSSAPADNSKGKTL; encoded by the coding sequence ATGATAAACATTATAATAGCGGCACTTATATTTGGTTACTCGGGATGGATCCTATACAGACATGTACAGAAGGGCAAAGAAGGGGCCTGCGCAGGCTGTGATAAAGGCAAAACCTGTCCGGGCGCGGCGCTGGATTCTCCTTTTTCCTGCTCGTCAGCCCCAGCTGACAACAGTAAGGGCAAGACCCTCTAA
- a CDS encoding FeoA family protein encodes MAAAPFSLMELQLGTTGSIHRIEGIDPILRRRLADLGVAEGVTICLKGKAPFFGPVTLECNGQLFAIRRKEASRIEVNVS; translated from the coding sequence ATGGCAGCTGCACCTTTCTCTTTAATGGAATTACAACTGGGTACTACCGGCTCAATTCATAGAATAGAAGGAATCGATCCGATACTGCGCCGTCGGCTCGCTGATCTGGGAGTCGCAGAAGGGGTCACCATTTGTCTCAAGGGGAAAGCGCCTTTTTTCGGGCCGGTAACTCTGGAATGCAACGGCCAGCTATTTGCCATTCGCCGCAAGGAAGCTTCACGGATTGAGGTGAACGTATCATGA
- a CDS encoding ATP-binding protein translates to MISQYQEGLLVETSTFQTREIDTTYENVLENIDSGIMLFDEEGVLCFVNKHMYRMLEMNLFALKGCTLPHLLSHVQISRFKKKQMLRSYREMVCKGKPNYEFIDEFGRYWRVSLISGEQMKGQYLFTVKEISDYKLIEQTAYQNDSLAMLGKLAASIAHEIRNPLTAIRGFIQLLHPHLHQLGKAEYAKIILAEIDRANDIIHEFLTSSKPSVPQVGMIPVSALLKEVVLLTESEALMKGCQIYLHPLQSDMVISGDVKQMKQVVLNMIRNAMEAISEKVDDLPGKIEVGARREGAEVRIDISDNGKGMDICTLDRLFSPFFTTKESGTGLGLSVSDRIIKNHGGCISVSSKVDEGTRFVISLPLIQ, encoded by the coding sequence GTGATAAGCCAATATCAGGAAGGTTTGCTCGTAGAGACAAGTACATTTCAAACAAGGGAAATTGACACGACCTATGAAAATGTTCTGGAGAACATTGACAGCGGAATCATGCTTTTTGACGAAGAAGGCGTTCTCTGCTTTGTGAACAAGCATATGTACCGGATGCTCGAAATGAACCTCTTCGCGCTCAAAGGCTGTACCCTGCCTCATTTATTGTCTCATGTTCAGATTAGCCGTTTCAAGAAGAAACAGATGCTGCGCAGTTACCGGGAGATGGTATGCAAGGGGAAACCCAATTATGAATTTATAGATGAATTTGGACGCTACTGGCGGGTCTCGTTGATCAGTGGTGAACAAATGAAAGGTCAATATTTATTTACCGTTAAGGAGATTTCAGATTACAAGCTGATCGAGCAGACCGCTTACCAGAATGACAGCTTGGCTATGCTGGGCAAGCTTGCTGCATCCATTGCCCATGAGATTCGCAATCCCCTGACCGCGATCCGCGGTTTCATCCAATTGCTGCATCCGCATCTGCATCAACTGGGCAAGGCGGAATACGCGAAGATCATTCTGGCCGAGATAGACCGTGCCAACGATATTATTCATGAGTTTCTGACCTCTTCGAAACCTTCCGTACCCCAGGTGGGTATGATTCCGGTTTCGGCTCTGTTGAAGGAGGTTGTATTACTGACCGAAAGTGAAGCGCTGATGAAGGGTTGCCAGATTTATCTACACCCGTTGCAGTCGGATATGGTGATCTCCGGAGATGTTAAGCAGATGAAGCAGGTAGTGCTTAATATGATCAGAAATGCCATGGAGGCCATCTCCGAGAAGGTTGATGATCTGCCGGGCAAGATCGAAGTCGGGGCAAGACGTGAAGGCGCAGAGGTTCGGATTGATATTTCAGATAATGGCAAAGGAATGGATATTTGTACGCTGGACAGGTTGTTCAGCCCCTTCTTCACCACCAAGGAGAGTGGGACAGGTCTTGGACTCTCTGTCAGCGACCGCATCATCAAGAATCATGGCGGCTGTATCTCCGTCAGCAGCAAGGTGGATGAAGGAACCCGGTTTGTCATCTCGTTGCCTTTGATCCAGTAG
- the leuB gene encoding 3-isopropylmalate dehydrogenase: protein MSEVKKIAVIAGDGIGPEVVAEAEKVLKVIESVFGYAFETEHALFGGIAIDERGTPLPEDTLSICKAADAVLLGAVGGPKWDNNPKELRPETGLLGIRKALGLFSNLRPAVVFDCLKDASTLKPEVLEGTDLMVVRELTGGIYFGEKLRRQGEFGEEAVDTCVYNVVEIERIVRQAFEIAGKRRKKLASVDKANVLETSRLWREVVNKLAPEYPDIELEHVLVDNCAMQLLRRPSSFDVIVTENMFGDILSDEAAMLTGSIGMLASASMGEGSYGLYEPVHGSAPDIAGQGLANPIATILSLALMFRLTFGYEDAAAAIEAAVAEVLDAGHRTSDIAVNKSTAISTTEMGDLIAAAIRKA from the coding sequence ATGAGCGAGGTTAAGAAGATTGCCGTAATTGCCGGAGATGGCATTGGACCGGAAGTTGTGGCTGAAGCAGAAAAAGTATTGAAGGTAATAGAATCGGTATTCGGCTATGCATTTGAAACCGAGCATGCGCTGTTTGGAGGTATCGCTATAGATGAAAGAGGGACGCCGCTGCCGGAAGACACGCTTAGCATCTGTAAAGCGGCTGACGCGGTTCTCCTGGGAGCTGTCGGCGGTCCGAAGTGGGACAACAACCCGAAGGAGCTGCGTCCTGAGACTGGGCTGCTCGGCATCCGCAAGGCGCTTGGATTGTTCTCAAACCTGCGTCCTGCTGTAGTATTTGATTGCCTGAAGGATGCTTCGACACTGAAGCCCGAAGTGCTGGAAGGAACAGATCTGATGGTTGTGCGTGAGCTGACCGGAGGCATCTACTTCGGTGAGAAGCTGCGCCGCCAAGGGGAGTTCGGTGAAGAGGCTGTCGACACCTGCGTTTATAATGTTGTGGAAATAGAGCGGATTGTCCGCCAGGCGTTTGAAATTGCAGGCAAACGCCGTAAGAAGCTGGCCAGCGTAGATAAGGCGAACGTACTGGAAACTTCCCGCTTATGGCGTGAGGTGGTCAATAAGCTTGCCCCGGAATATCCGGATATTGAACTGGAGCATGTGCTTGTCGACAACTGCGCTATGCAGCTGCTCCGCCGCCCGTCCAGCTTCGATGTTATCGTAACCGAGAACATGTTCGGCGATATCCTCAGCGACGAAGCAGCGATGCTGACCGGCTCAATCGGCATGCTGGCGTCGGCCTCGATGGGCGAAGGCAGCTATGGCCTCTATGAGCCCGTACACGGCTCCGCGCCTGATATCGCCGGACAAGGTCTGGCGAATCCGATTGCAACGATTCTCTCGCTGGCGCTGATGTTCCGCCTGACCTTCGGCTATGAAGACGCAGCTGCGGCCATTGAAGCGGCTGTGGCCGAGGTGTTGGATGCCGGACACCGGACCAGCGACATCGCTGTGAACAAAAGCACGGCCATCAGCACCACGGAGATGGGCGACCTGATCGCTGCCGCAATCCGCAAAGCCTAG
- the feoB gene encoding ferrous iron transport protein B, with product MSSTALVGNPNTGKTSLFNTLTSSYEYVGNWAGVTVEKKIGSLKNGAGHLIDLPGIYSLHPLSRDEGVAAGYLIEESPETLINIVDASQLERNLLLTLQLLEYGKPTVLGLNMIDVANARGIKLNHEILQSRLGVTVLPLIARTGKGSAQMLSMLEKSAAIPPSSFKLDYGDIVEKALSAIQKELLAVPNLPNHRWVALQLMEQNPVILQFLKTRTDTAKLIALCDTCQSELQIKKLALTLPQWIRSTRMEYIHSICLEVMNTEEQKPHNLTERLDSLLTHRFLGLPLFIVFMYVLFKTTFDWAGGPLSDLLDGFITGPISEGTTALLQFMGASSFIHALIVDGIIGGVGGVLVFVPQIFILFLIISFLEDSGYMARVCLLMDSIMERMGLNGKAFIPFIIGFGCNVPAIMAARSIEQPKDRMLTTLLMPLMSCSARLPVYALFAAVFFPSQQATAVLSMYVMGIVLALVLCKVFSKYLFKNESSVFVIELPPYRMPQLKTLSRSTWEKGKGFLRKAGTIILAGSVIIWLMSYAGPGGLDVEMDYSYLAKFGGFIAPLLEPLGFGTWQAGSTLVPGFLAKEVVVSTMNIIYHAPDSVGLEHQISQVFTPLSSISFMAFILLYIPCLATVGVIKKETASWKWTFFSIGYSLVLAYIVSLIIFQGGRLLGWS from the coding sequence ATGAGCTCTACAGCACTCGTAGGCAACCCCAATACCGGCAAAACCTCGCTGTTCAACACACTGACCTCTTCTTATGAGTATGTTGGCAACTGGGCAGGCGTAACCGTGGAGAAAAAAATCGGCAGCCTGAAGAATGGCGCAGGCCATCTGATTGATCTGCCAGGTATCTACTCCCTTCACCCGCTCTCCCGTGATGAAGGCGTGGCCGCAGGCTATCTCATTGAAGAATCACCGGAAACCCTGATCAACATCGTCGATGCGTCCCAGCTGGAGCGCAATCTTTTGCTTACACTCCAACTTCTTGAATATGGCAAGCCTACAGTTCTGGGTCTGAACATGATCGATGTGGCCAATGCCCGCGGAATCAAGCTGAACCACGAAATCCTGCAATCCCGTCTGGGCGTCACCGTCCTCCCACTGATAGCCAGAACAGGCAAAGGTAGCGCACAGATGCTGAGTATGCTTGAGAAATCAGCAGCCATTCCGCCTTCCAGCTTCAAGCTGGATTATGGCGATATTGTAGAGAAGGCGCTCTCGGCAATCCAGAAAGAGCTGCTTGCCGTTCCCAACCTGCCCAACCACCGCTGGGTGGCACTGCAGCTGATGGAGCAGAACCCGGTAATCCTGCAATTTCTAAAGACTCGCACCGATACCGCCAAGCTGATTGCCCTCTGCGATACCTGCCAGAGCGAATTACAGATAAAAAAACTGGCCTTGACGCTCCCCCAATGGATTCGTTCAACTCGCATGGAATATATCCACTCCATTTGCCTGGAAGTAATGAATACGGAAGAACAGAAGCCCCACAACCTGACCGAACGATTGGATTCTCTGCTGACCCACCGTTTTCTCGGATTGCCGCTTTTTATCGTATTTATGTATGTTCTGTTCAAAACGACCTTTGACTGGGCAGGCGGACCCTTATCCGACCTTTTAGACGGCTTTATCACCGGGCCTATCAGCGAAGGAACCACAGCATTATTGCAGTTTATGGGAGCGTCCAGCTTCATACATGCGCTTATCGTAGATGGAATAATCGGCGGCGTTGGCGGGGTTCTGGTGTTTGTGCCGCAGATTTTCATCCTGTTCCTGATTATTTCCTTCCTTGAGGATTCAGGATATATGGCGCGTGTCTGCCTGCTGATGGACAGCATCATGGAACGGATGGGACTGAACGGCAAAGCCTTTATTCCTTTTATTATCGGCTTCGGCTGCAATGTGCCTGCCATCATGGCTGCCCGCAGCATTGAACAGCCCAAAGACCGGATGCTGACCACGCTGTTGATGCCTCTGATGTCCTGTTCTGCAAGACTTCCGGTCTATGCACTGTTCGCAGCCGTATTTTTCCCGTCACAGCAGGCAACGGCCGTGCTGTCCATGTACGTGATGGGCATTGTGCTCGCGCTGGTGCTCTGCAAGGTATTCTCTAAGTACCTGTTCAAGAATGAATCTTCTGTTTTTGTTATTGAACTGCCGCCTTACCGCATGCCACAGCTGAAGACTCTCTCCCGCAGCACCTGGGAGAAAGGCAAAGGTTTCCTGCGTAAAGCGGGAACGATCATCCTCGCTGGCTCAGTCATCATTTGGCTAATGTCGTACGCCGGACCCGGCGGGCTGGATGTGGAGATGGATTACAGCTACCTGGCCAAATTCGGCGGGTTCATCGCCCCGTTGCTGGAGCCGCTGGGATTTGGAACCTGGCAGGCCGGCTCCACCCTGGTTCCTGGCTTCCTGGCTAAGGAGGTTGTAGTCTCCACCATGAATATTATCTATCACGCCCCTGACTCGGTTGGATTGGAGCATCAGATTTCACAGGTCTTCACACCGCTCAGCTCCATCAGCTTCATGGCCTTTATCCTGCTCTATATTCCTTGTCTGGCCACCGTGGGCGTTATCAAGAAGGAAACGGCCTCCTGGAAGTGGACCTTCTTCTCCATAGGCTATTCCCTGGTGCTGGCGTATATTGTATCACTAATTATTTTCCAGGGCGGACGATTACTGGGATGGTCATAG
- a CDS encoding peroxiredoxin: MAERLVGKPAPDFTMETVSGDGQDFGKVSLSDYRGKWLVFFFYPLDFTFVCPTEITALSDAAADFAELDTEILGASIDSIHSHKAWLTTPKDSNGLGPINFPLAADITKKVARDYGILIEEEGIALRGLFIIDPEGELKYQVVNHNDVGRSVEETLRVLQALQSGGLCAMNWKPGDKNL; encoded by the coding sequence ATGGCAGAACGTTTGGTAGGTAAACCGGCTCCTGATTTCACAATGGAAACAGTATCAGGTGACGGACAGGATTTCGGTAAAGTAAGTTTGTCCGACTATCGCGGTAAATGGCTTGTATTCTTCTTTTATCCGCTCGATTTCACTTTTGTTTGTCCTACTGAAATTACAGCACTTAGCGACGCAGCAGCAGATTTCGCAGAGCTGGATACTGAAATTCTCGGCGCAAGCATTGATTCGATCCACAGCCACAAGGCTTGGCTGACTACACCTAAGGATTCCAACGGCCTTGGCCCAATCAACTTCCCGCTGGCCGCTGACATCACGAAGAAGGTTGCCAGAGACTACGGCATCCTGATTGAAGAAGAAGGCATTGCCTTGCGTGGATTGTTCATCATTGATCCGGAAGGTGAACTGAAATATCAAGTCGTTAACCATAACGACGTAGGCCGCAGCGTAGAAGAAACTCTGCGTGTGCTCCAGGCACTGCAATCCGGCGGTTTGTGTGCTATGAACTGGAAGCCAGGCGACAAGAATCTGTAA
- a CDS encoding RNA polymerase sigma factor, with protein MTAVLGGHQEAFGHLVTRYQGMVYRVCYKITGEAESAKDMAQEVFIKAYKALPAFRGQSTFSTWLYRIAYRTCLDWKRANDREWKHRSTSDYTENDWVTMQTPEQVALHKEASLELDENVNSLAEPYRSVVQLYYFQRHSYQEIADQKGVSVKTVESQLYRARQMMRRIGEEWR; from the coding sequence ATTACAGCCGTGCTTGGCGGTCATCAAGAGGCCTTTGGCCATTTGGTGACGCGCTATCAGGGCATGGTGTATAGAGTGTGCTACAAAATTACAGGAGAAGCCGAATCGGCCAAAGATATGGCCCAGGAGGTTTTTATCAAAGCATATAAGGCGCTCCCCGCTTTCCGAGGGCAATCTACCTTCTCCACCTGGTTGTACCGGATCGCTTACCGAACCTGTCTGGACTGGAAACGGGCCAATGACCGGGAATGGAAGCACCGCAGCACCTCCGATTACACAGAAAATGATTGGGTGACGATGCAGACGCCAGAGCAGGTAGCGCTTCATAAAGAAGCATCGCTGGAGCTGGACGAGAATGTAAACAGCCTTGCCGAACCGTACCGGTCGGTCGTGCAGCTGTATTATTTTCAGCGTCATTCCTATCAGGAAATTGCTGATCAAAAGGGAGTTTCGGTGAAGACCGTGGAATCACAGCTGTACCGCGCCAGACAAATGATGCGTAGGATTGGGGAGGAATGGCGATGA
- a CDS encoding DUF4097 family beta strand repeat-containing protein, with protein MGRWKTGSFTAAIGCIATGAIIVMAQYDVITYEALGYLWPALLILLGMEMLIRLFIKSDVKNHVSGWAIVLIILLVGASGAQTLLAGGPLSSLLGNTHLVSLSSSVEITDGLKNVKISIPNGRVKIEGTDGDTLDYEGSLLLPGSTEADAKAELEKKWKVHTEGDTLILELEGQSNWLNGINIGFVSKSPYLNLSIPENLAVELDTEDGSIEAFGLHSGADLETSNGTLDIHDMAGGLTADTSNGTMSVQNIKGGAKLVSSNGAITLSNVDGAVTAKSSNGKITINSAVTGDWKASSSNGKIVFSLPAVTNAKITAETSSGSLSGNVPWDRDGDNKGTAQLGSGTYTVELSTSNGSVAVDTAE; from the coding sequence ATGGGGAGATGGAAAACTGGCAGTTTCACTGCTGCGATAGGCTGTATAGCTACAGGTGCGATTATTGTAATGGCTCAATACGATGTGATTACCTATGAAGCGCTGGGATATCTATGGCCCGCCTTGCTGATCCTGCTGGGGATGGAGATGCTGATTCGGCTCTTCATCAAATCGGACGTCAAGAACCACGTGAGCGGCTGGGCGATTGTGCTGATTATTCTACTGGTCGGCGCCAGCGGAGCGCAGACACTGCTGGCAGGCGGACCGCTTAGCAGTCTGCTTGGCAATACACATCTGGTTTCACTCAGCAGCAGTGTGGAGATTACAGATGGTCTAAAGAACGTGAAGATTTCCATCCCAAACGGAAGGGTAAAGATCGAGGGGACAGACGGAGACACGCTTGATTATGAAGGCAGTCTGCTGTTGCCGGGAAGCACCGAAGCCGATGCCAAGGCTGAGCTGGAGAAGAAATGGAAGGTTCATACAGAAGGGGATACGCTGATTCTGGAGCTGGAGGGACAATCCAATTGGCTAAACGGGATTAATATCGGCTTCGTCAGCAAAAGTCCGTATCTGAATCTGAGCATCCCGGAGAATTTGGCTGTAGAGCTGGATACCGAGGATGGTTCCATCGAAGCGTTCGGCCTGCACTCGGGAGCCGATCTGGAGACTAGCAACGGCACGCTGGATATTCATGATATGGCAGGCGGATTGACAGCAGACACAAGCAACGGCACCATGTCGGTACAGAATATTAAAGGCGGTGCGAAGCTCGTCAGCTCCAATGGAGCCATAACGCTCAGCAATGTGGATGGCGCAGTGACTGCGAAGAGCAGCAACGGCAAAATCACAATTAATTCGGCAGTGACCGGTGACTGGAAGGCCTCTTCAAGCAACGGCAAGATTGTCTTCTCCTTGCCGGCAGTGACGAATGCGAAGATTACAGCCGAAACCAGCAGTGGTTCCCTTAGCGGCAATGTGCCTTGGGATCGTGACGGTGACAACAAAGGCACGGCACAGCTGGGCAGCGGAACTTATACAGTGGAATTATCCACCTCTAATGGAAGTGTGGCTGTAGACACAGCTGAATAG
- a CDS encoding anti-sigma factor family protein — translation MNCATVKEWIPLYIDGLLSPEVEQSVRLHMMTCPDCAHWLDEAREMAEIWSEMDRDRSLQNDIDVPDLTAGVMAYIGKLENGRRERAATVTMARRRTMPRTSWVHYGVAACLTVILVQFGVFENLAYGITEINGHMSNTVSAWFGPGR, via the coding sequence ATGAATTGTGCAACAGTGAAGGAATGGATCCCCCTGTATATCGATGGTTTGCTGTCTCCCGAAGTGGAGCAGAGTGTCCGGCTTCACATGATGACCTGCCCTGATTGCGCCCATTGGCTGGATGAAGCCAGAGAAATGGCGGAAATATGGTCCGAGATGGATCGTGACAGAAGCCTGCAGAATGATATAGATGTGCCAGACCTTACCGCAGGTGTGATGGCTTATATCGGCAAGCTGGAGAACGGACGGCGCGAACGCGCTGCTACCGTCACTATGGCCAGACGTCGTACCATGCCAAGAACCTCCTGGGTTCATTATGGCGTCGCGGCCTGCCTTACGGTGATCCTGGTCCAGTTCGGCGTATTTGAGAATTTAGCTTATGGCATTACCGAAATCAACGGGCATATGTCAAACACCGTTAGCGCGTGGTTTGGCCCGGGCAGATAA
- a CDS encoding aldolase catalytic domain-containing protein, with amino-acid sequence MKTNPSKIVDCTIRDGGLVNNWDFSVEFVQHLYAGLNEAGVDYMEIGYKNSPKLLKGAEGAGPWRFLNDDFLRKVIPQKGHTKLSALVDIGRVDENDILPRSESMLDLIRVACYSKDVDKALQLVQTFHDLGYETTINIMALSNVMENELLEAFELIRESVVDVVYIVDSYGSLDHNDVKYLVEKFKTHLPDKRLGVHTHNNLQLAFSNTLVAAELGVELLDASCYGMGRAAGNCPTELLVTHLKNTRYKLRPVLDVVEHLMIPLREKEEWGYIIPYMITGTLDEHPRSAMALRSSEDKDKAVEFYDKLTTPEVTFGDK; translated from the coding sequence GTGAAGACGAATCCAAGTAAAATTGTCGATTGTACCATCCGTGATGGAGGCCTCGTGAACAACTGGGATTTCAGCGTGGAATTTGTGCAGCACTTATATGCCGGACTTAATGAAGCCGGTGTTGACTATATGGAAATCGGATACAAAAATTCGCCTAAGCTTCTGAAGGGTGCCGAGGGTGCCGGACCGTGGCGTTTCCTTAATGACGACTTTCTGCGCAAGGTTATTCCCCAGAAGGGGCATACGAAGCTCTCGGCGCTGGTGGATATTGGCCGTGTGGATGAGAATGACATTCTGCCGCGCAGTGAAAGTATGCTGGATCTGATCCGTGTAGCTTGCTACAGCAAGGATGTGGACAAGGCGCTGCAGCTAGTGCAGACATTCCATGATCTGGGGTATGAAACCACGATCAATATTATGGCATTGTCGAATGTAATGGAGAATGAACTGCTGGAAGCCTTCGAGCTGATCCGCGAGAGTGTGGTGGATGTGGTCTATATCGTCGATTCCTATGGCAGCCTTGACCATAATGACGTGAAATATCTGGTAGAGAAGTTTAAGACCCATCTGCCGGACAAGCGGCTTGGTGTCCATACCCATAACAACCTTCAGCTCGCTTTCTCCAACACACTGGTGGCTGCCGAGCTGGGTGTCGAGCTGCTGGACGCCTCCTGCTACGGGATGGGACGCGCCGCAGGCAACTGCCCGACTGAGCTGCTGGTTACGCATCTGAAGAATACCCGGTACAAGCTGCGTCCGGTGCTTGATGTTGTCGAGCATCTGATGATTCCTTTGCGTGAGAAAGAGGAGTGGGGTTATATCATTCCTTACATGATCACTGGCACACTTGATGAGCACCCCCGTTCTGCCATGGCACTGCGCTCCTCGGAAGACAAGGATAAGGCAGTTGAATTCTATGATAAGCTGACTACACCCGAGGTAACCTTCGGAGATAAATAA